Proteins co-encoded in one Hymenobacter swuensis DY53 genomic window:
- a CDS encoding VOC family protein: MRAAHVGLRTAHYTDTLNWYAEKLGFRILKEWTVGNLRLAFLAPANDDTFWLEVVCEAATDSTPPPALPVTAGFHHLCLEVEDLNATLSALQERGVQVVREPFEVPAIGKRCGFVTDLHGNILEFAENISS, translated from the coding sequence ATGCGGGCCGCCCACGTAGGCCTGCGCACGGCCCATTACACCGACACGCTCAACTGGTACGCCGAAAAGCTCGGCTTCCGCATACTCAAAGAGTGGACCGTTGGGAACCTGCGGCTGGCCTTTCTGGCACCAGCCAACGACGACACCTTCTGGCTGGAAGTAGTGTGCGAAGCCGCCACGGATTCAACACCGCCGCCGGCTCTGCCGGTTACAGCCGGCTTCCATCACCTCTGCCTGGAGGTAGAGGACCTGAACGCCACGTTATCGGCCCTGCAGGAAAGAGGAGTGCAGGTTGTGCGGGAGCCATTCGAGGTGCCGGCTATTGGCAAGCGGTGCGGATTCGTCACCGACCTGCACGGCAACATCCTGGAGTTTGCCGAGAACATAAGTAGCTAG